The Roseovarius sp. EL26 genome has a window encoding:
- a CDS encoding LysR substrate-binding domain-containing protein, with the protein MTRIPSTQALRALESFARHGAVRPVAEEMHLTRSAVSHQLRLLERDLGFALFNRVGTRLILTSRGEAFAKDVRGALTQISGSASRNAAHGLSGQLTISCTPGFAASWLSPKIESFRTTCPDVALSIITPSSLDEVSNPKADVFITFSEGTLIGVNVELLKSVEFTPLLSPALANRMGNLQSPADVLRSELLHLSGREDWARWLKLADVQSHPTKPGIIFADMNLIYNAAIKAQGIALGDEFICGEAIANGQLVRPFDLAIQSPKSYYLAIPPAKAEIAYVIAFRQWLLDQLPDAET; encoded by the coding sequence ATGACGCGAATTCCTTCGACCCAAGCTTTACGCGCCCTTGAAAGCTTCGCGCGCCATGGGGCAGTGCGGCCCGTGGCCGAGGAAATGCATCTAACACGCAGCGCCGTCAGCCACCAATTGCGATTGCTGGAAAGGGATCTGGGGTTCGCCCTGTTCAACCGTGTGGGTACCCGGCTCATTCTGACCAGCCGGGGCGAGGCATTTGCCAAGGACGTGCGCGGCGCGTTGACGCAAATCAGCGGCTCCGCCTCTCGTAATGCGGCACACGGGCTTTCTGGTCAGTTGACGATCAGCTGCACCCCCGGGTTTGCCGCAAGCTGGCTCAGCCCCAAGATCGAAAGCTTTCGCACCACCTGCCCGGACGTTGCCCTCTCGATCATCACACCAAGCTCTCTAGACGAAGTATCCAACCCAAAGGCTGATGTTTTCATTACCTTTTCTGAGGGCACCCTTATCGGGGTAAACGTTGAGCTTCTGAAATCAGTCGAGTTCACCCCCTTGCTCAGCCCCGCCCTTGCCAACCGAATGGGCAACCTGCAAAGCCCGGCGGATGTTCTGCGCAGCGAGCTGCTGCATCTTTCTGGTCGCGAGGATTGGGCGCGCTGGCTGAAGCTGGCAGACGTGCAATCACATCCCACCAAACCGGGCATCATCTTCGCGGATATGAACCTGATCTATAATGCCGCAATCAAGGCGCAGGGCATCGCATTGGGTGACGAATTCATTTGCGGGGAAGCCATCGCAAACGGTCAGTTGGTCCGCCCCTTTGACCTGGCGATCCAATCCCCAAAATCCTACTACCTCGCTATCCCACCTGCGAAGGCCGAAATCGCATATGTGATCGCCTTCCGACAGTGGCTTTTGGATCAGCTTCCAGACGCCGAGACTTGA